Proteins co-encoded in one Streptococcus parauberis NCFD 2020 genomic window:
- a CDS encoding inositol monophosphatase family protein gives MINKFDFAKSLIYDAADFIKEKMSGQLDIQVKSNHDDLVTNVDQETQDFLISQIKKHYPQDNILAEENDVRHPINDGSVWVIDPIDGTVNFIVQGENFAIMLAYFEDGVGQFAFIYDVMKDQLLAGGGQFDVLFNDKKVLPYEPKGLSESLVICNSGMYLENYCGLMNLIRQSLGVRIYGGAGISIIKVLRQQVFGYFSYIQPWDYAAAYIFGERLGYVLLTIEGEKPDFQTRQKVMFVPEAELPVLKKILN, from the coding sequence TTGATAAATAAATTCGACTTTGCAAAATCATTAATCTATGATGCAGCTGATTTCATTAAAGAAAAAATGTCTGGACAATTGGATATCCAGGTTAAAAGCAACCATGACGATTTAGTTACAAATGTGGATCAAGAAACTCAGGACTTTTTGATTTCCCAAATAAAAAAACACTACCCTCAAGACAATATATTAGCTGAAGAGAATGATGTCAGACATCCTATCAATGATGGTTCTGTTTGGGTAATTGACCCAATTGATGGAACTGTCAATTTTATTGTACAGGGTGAAAATTTTGCTATTATGTTAGCTTACTTTGAAGATGGAGTAGGCCAATTTGCCTTTATATATGATGTTATGAAAGATCAACTCCTTGCGGGTGGTGGTCAATTTGATGTTTTATTTAATGATAAAAAAGTACTTCCTTATGAGCCTAAGGGTTTATCAGAATCATTAGTCATTTGTAATTCAGGAATGTATTTAGAAAATTATTGTGGTTTGATGAATTTAATTAGACAGTCATTAGGTGTTAGGATTTATGGCGGAGCTGGTATTTCAATCATTAAAGTCTTAAGGCAACAAGTATTTGGCTACTTTTCATATATTCAGCCTTGGGACTATGCAGCTGCGTATATTTTTGGTGAAAGATTAGGTTATGTACTTCTCACTATTGAAGGTGAAAAACCAGATTTTCAAACTCGGCAGAAGGTAATGTTTGTTCCAGAAGCAGAGCTTCCAGTATTAAAAAAAATATTGAATTAA
- a CDS encoding UPF0223 family protein, translating to MSTNYNYPLDINWSTDDITSVLHFLNQVELAYEGKVNAKNLLQAYSAFKKVVPSKAQEKQIDREFEKSSGYSTYKVVQAAKKLEEGYFTLDK from the coding sequence ATGTCAACTAATTATAATTATCCACTTGATATAAACTGGAGCACTGACGATATCACATCAGTGCTTCATTTTTTAAATCAAGTTGAACTTGCTTATGAAGGAAAAGTTAATGCTAAAAATCTCTTGCAGGCATACTCGGCGTTTAAAAAAGTAGTTCCGAGTAAAGCTCAAGAAAAACAAATTGATCGTGAATTTGAAAAAAGTAGTGGCTATTCTACCTATAAAGTAGTTCAAGCTGCCAAAAAACTTGAGGAAGGATATTTTACACTTGATAAATAA
- a CDS encoding Spx/MgsR family RNA polymerase-binding regulatory protein: MVTLFLSPSCTSCRKARAWLLKHEVNFQEHNIITSPLTRDELLSILSFTENGTEDIISTRSKVFQKLNIDVEDLSISDLIDLIASNPSLLRRPIIMDKKRMQIGFNEDEIRAFLPRDYRKQELRQATIKAEIEG; encoded by the coding sequence ATGGTTACCTTATTTTTATCACCAAGTTGTACTTCGTGTCGTAAGGCGCGAGCATGGCTGTTAAAACATGAAGTGAATTTTCAAGAACATAATATAATTACCAGTCCCTTAACAAGAGATGAACTTTTATCAATATTATCATTTACGGAAAACGGGACAGAAGATATTATCTCAACTCGTTCAAAAGTATTTCAAAAATTAAATATAGATGTAGAAGATTTATCCATTTCTGACTTAATTGATTTAATTGCATCAAATCCTAGTCTTTTGAGACGTCCAATTATCATGGATAAAAAAAGAATGCAAATTGGTTTTAACGAAGATGAAATCAGAGCATTTTTACCAAGAGATTACCGTAAACAAGAATTACGTCAAGCAACAATTAAAGCAGAAATTGAGGGATGA
- a CDS encoding bifunctional riboflavin kinase/FAD synthetase, translated as MKIQQIKSYKDISEDDKTVLVLGYFDGLHRGHKALFDKAKSLAKKENLKIVSLTFNETPKLAFAKYNPELLLHITYPEKRYQKFSEHGVDHLYLIDFTTAFSKITSDDFIKNYIGSLNAKYIVVGFDYKFGHNRTNSDYLQRNFDGKVYTIDEVSFNGRKISSTWIREAIKSGDVNAANQLLGYDFTTRGMVVHGDARGRTLGFPTANLAPIDRTYLPADGVYVTDVLVNGRIYRSMTSIGKNITFGGDELRLEVNIFDFDGDIYGESLEIIWLDKIRDMAKFEGIEDLIDQLNNDKEIALNWKKDSKFN; from the coding sequence ATGAAAATTCAACAAATTAAATCATATAAAGATATTAGTGAAGATGACAAAACAGTCTTAGTACTGGGTTATTTTGATGGTTTGCACCGAGGGCATAAAGCTTTATTTGATAAAGCAAAAAGTTTGGCTAAAAAAGAAAATTTAAAAATTGTAAGCTTAACTTTTAATGAAACACCAAAACTCGCTTTTGCCAAATATAATCCAGAGTTACTTTTACACATTACTTACCCAGAAAAACGATATCAAAAATTTTCAGAACATGGAGTAGACCATCTCTACCTGATTGATTTTACAACGGCTTTTTCAAAAATTACCTCTGATGATTTTATAAAAAACTATATTGGAAGTTTAAATGCCAAATATATAGTAGTTGGCTTTGACTATAAATTTGGTCATAATCGTACTAATAGTGATTATTTACAACGCAATTTTGATGGGAAAGTCTATACAATTGATGAAGTTTCTTTTAATGGAAGAAAGATTTCTTCAACATGGATTAGAGAAGCTATCAAATCTGGTGATGTGAATGCTGCCAATCAATTATTAGGTTATGATTTTACGACAAGAGGGATGGTAGTTCACGGGGATGCGCGTGGTCGCACCTTAGGATTTCCTACAGCTAACTTAGCACCAATTGATCGTACTTATCTGCCAGCTGATGGAGTATATGTTACAGATGTCTTAGTTAATGGACGAATCTACCGCTCAATGACAAGTATTGGTAAAAATATTACCTTCGGCGGAGACGAGCTGCGTCTCGAGGTTAATATCTTTGACTTTGATGGTGATATCTATGGAGAATCTTTAGAAATTATCTGGTTAGATAAAATAAGAGATATGGCTAAATTTGAGGGCATTGAAGATTTAATAGATCAATTAAATAATGATAAAGAGATTGCATTAAATTGGAAAAAAGATAGCAAATTTAATTAA
- the truB gene encoding tRNA pseudouridine(55) synthase TruB, which produces MKNGIINVKKEAGMTSHDVVFKLRRILQEKKIGHGGTLDPDVVGVLPIAVGKATRVIEYMTEAGKVYEGEVTLGFSTTTEDASGEIIEQVPVSKDLTEELIDATMKTFIGEITQIPPMYSAVKVNGRKLYEYARAGQTVERPERQVTIYQFERTSPLTFVGGLCRFSFKVACSKGTYVRTLAVDLGEKLDYPSHMSKLMRTASAGLTLDNALTLSEIEELVKNQDYSFFLPISLGVCDLPKMMISESEKEELSFGRRIVLPSQEKLVAAFFDDQLVAVLEQREDGYKPKKVLL; this is translated from the coding sequence ATGAAAAATGGAATAATAAATGTTAAAAAGGAAGCTGGAATGACTTCCCATGATGTGGTTTTTAAATTAAGACGCATTTTGCAAGAGAAAAAGATTGGTCATGGTGGAACCCTTGATCCAGACGTCGTTGGTGTATTACCAATAGCAGTTGGAAAGGCGACTCGTGTCATTGAATATATGACTGAAGCAGGGAAAGTCTACGAGGGAGAAGTAACGCTAGGTTTCTCAACAACAACAGAAGATGCTAGTGGTGAAATCATTGAACAAGTTCCTGTATCGAAAGATTTAACTGAAGAATTAATTGATGCCACGATGAAAACATTTATTGGTGAAATTACTCAGATTCCTCCTATGTACTCAGCTGTTAAAGTAAACGGACGGAAACTATATGAATATGCTCGAGCTGGTCAAACTGTTGAGCGTCCGGAAAGACAAGTTACTATTTATCAGTTTGAAAGAACTAGTCCTTTAACTTTCGTTGGCGGACTATGTCGTTTCTCTTTTAAAGTTGCATGTAGTAAAGGAACTTACGTAAGAACTTTAGCTGTGGATTTAGGTGAAAAGCTTGATTACCCAAGTCATATGTCAAAATTAATGCGGACAGCTTCAGCTGGTTTGACATTAGACAATGCTCTAACACTTAGTGAGATTGAGGAACTTGTAAAAAATCAAGATTACAGTTTCTTTCTTCCAATTAGTTTAGGTGTTTGTGATTTACCAAAAATGATGATTAGTGAAAGTGAAAAAGAGGAACTATCTTTTGGCAGAAGGATAGTCTTACCAAGCCAGGAAAAACTAGTTGCTGCCTTTTTTGATGATCAGTTAGTCGCTGTTCTTGAACAAAGAGAAGATGGTTATAAACCAAAAAAAGTCCTATTATAG
- a CDS encoding DUF2130 domain-containing protein — MKEIKCPKCHTVFTIDESEYSLLLSQIRGEEFDREIQQRLTNELAIHQEKAKGLLQEKLAEKDKSIQELSNRLSQSEKDQTMVRQEALAQKDKEIYELESQLEKIKSQNALDLAKSLTEKDKALTQLQNKLEKMELENQSKLQSAMTSIEKERDALQNQILLQEKESELSLASLKRDYDAQLKAANEQVDFYKNFKAQQSTKAIGESLELYAETEFNKVRAYAFPNAYFAKDNELSSRGSKGDYIFKENIDGIELLSIMFEMKNEADTTKTKHRNSDFLKELDRDRREKGCEYAVLVTMLEADNDYYNTGIVDVSHEYPKMYIIRPQFFIQIIGLLRNAAMNAMTYKQELALVREQNIDITHFEEDLDLFKNAFAKNYQSASSNFKKAIDEIDKSIKRMEEVKRFLTTSENQLRLANNKLDDVSIKKLTRQNPTMREKFDALRNE; from the coding sequence ATGAAAGAAATTAAATGTCCTAAATGTCATACAGTATTTACAATTGATGAATCAGAATATAGTTTATTATTGTCACAAATAAGAGGTGAAGAATTTGACCGTGAAATTCAACAACGACTTACTAATGAATTAGCAATCCATCAAGAAAAAGCTAAAGGACTGTTACAAGAAAAATTGGCGGAGAAAGATAAGTCGATTCAAGAGTTAAGTAATCGACTCAGCCAATCTGAAAAAGATCAGACTATGGTTCGGCAAGAAGCTCTAGCTCAAAAGGATAAAGAGATTTATGAACTTGAAAGTCAACTTGAAAAGATTAAATCTCAAAATGCTTTAGATTTAGCCAAATCATTAACTGAAAAAGATAAAGCATTAACCCAGTTACAAAATAAGCTAGAAAAAATGGAACTGGAAAATCAGAGTAAATTACAGTCAGCAATGACAAGTATTGAAAAAGAGCGCGATGCCTTACAAAATCAAATTCTTCTTCAGGAGAAAGAAAGCGAGCTATCTCTTGCTTCCTTAAAACGTGATTACGATGCTCAACTTAAAGCAGCAAATGAACAAGTTGATTTCTATAAAAACTTTAAAGCACAGCAATCAACCAAAGCAATAGGAGAAAGTTTAGAATTATACGCAGAAACTGAATTTAATAAAGTTCGCGCTTATGCCTTTCCGAATGCTTATTTTGCTAAAGATAATGAATTATCAAGTCGTGGCTCAAAAGGGGACTATATTTTTAAGGAGAATATAGACGGGATAGAACTCTTGTCTATCATGTTTGAAATGAAAAATGAGGCAGACACCACCAAGACCAAACATAGAAATAGTGATTTTTTGAAAGAACTTGACCGTGATCGTCGTGAAAAAGGGTGTGAGTATGCCGTTTTAGTCACTATGCTTGAAGCAGACAATGATTACTATAACACAGGGATAGTAGATGTCAGTCATGAATATCCAAAGATGTATATCATTCGTCCTCAATTCTTTATTCAAATTATAGGTTTATTGCGAAACGCTGCTATGAATGCCATGACCTACAAACAAGAACTTGCTTTAGTTCGTGAGCAAAATATAGATATTACACACTTTGAAGAAGATTTGGATCTCTTTAAAAATGCCTTTGCTAAGAATTATCAGTCAGCAAGTAGTAACTTTAAAAAAGCTATTGATGAAATAGACAAGTCGATTAAACGCATGGAAGAAGTCAAACGCTTTTTAACTACCAGTGAGAATCAACTCCGTCTGGCAAACAATAAACTAGATGATGTCTCAATAAAAAAATTAACGCGTCAGAATCCAACAATGCGTGAGAAATTTGATGCTTTAAGAAATGAGTAA
- a CDS encoding aromatic acid exporter family protein, translating into MNIIERTLKMVFATVISILIAQYFKLDFASSAGIIALLSILDTRKSSLSVALSRFLSFFLAFAIAILIFKVTGYTLLAFSVYLLLTIPILYLFKLESGLVPITVLVSHLWAIQSIALSMLLNEFYIFVIGTCVALLFNSYMGSNQRKIAQYHRKVEEQMKTILFEMEADLLEESSQSSLSEIQHLESSLKEALGLVYRDSYNQLFQASNYQVHYFEMRKQQTKLMKQMFVSISKVSVTTRQSILLAHLIHETASQLSQGNPALTLIDDIEQLLETFRHEELPKTRLEFENRASLFQLLNDLESFILEKTNFYQTYQEGELTKR; encoded by the coding sequence ATGAATATTATTGAACGGACCCTTAAGATGGTCTTTGCTACAGTTATTTCAATTCTAATCGCACAATATTTCAAATTAGACTTTGCCAGTTCTGCAGGCATTATTGCTTTACTAAGTATACTGGATACTCGGAAATCTAGTTTGTCGGTGGCCTTAAGCAGATTCTTATCCTTCTTTCTAGCATTTGCAATTGCCATACTAATTTTTAAAGTAACAGGTTATACTCTATTAGCATTCTCAGTATACCTTTTACTAACAATTCCAATATTGTATCTCTTTAAATTGGAATCTGGATTAGTTCCAATTACTGTCTTAGTCAGCCATTTATGGGCTATCCAGTCAATTGCTCTATCAATGTTATTAAATGAATTTTATATTTTTGTCATTGGAACATGTGTTGCTCTTTTGTTTAATAGTTATATGGGATCAAATCAACGTAAAATTGCCCAATACCATAGAAAAGTAGAAGAGCAAATGAAAACAATTTTATTTGAGATGGAAGCAGATTTGTTGGAAGAATCAAGTCAAAGTAGCTTGTCAGAAATCCAACACTTAGAATCTAGTTTAAAAGAGGCATTAGGTCTTGTTTATCGGGATAGTTATAATCAATTATTTCAAGCTAGCAACTATCAAGTACATTATTTTGAAATGCGCAAACAACAAACTAAATTAATGAAACAGATGTTCGTAAGTATATCAAAAGTATCAGTAACGACAAGGCAAAGTATCTTACTAGCCCACCTGATTCACGAAACAGCTAGTCAACTCAGTCAAGGAAATCCAGCATTGACACTGATTGATGATATTGAACAACTATTAGAGACTTTTAGGCATGAAGAATTACCAAAAACACGATTAGAATTTGAAAATCGTGCCTCGCTATTTCAACTATTAAATGATTTGGAATCTTTTATATTGGAAAAAACAAATTTTTATCAAACTTATCAAGAGGGTGAGTTAACAAAGAGATAA
- a CDS encoding restriction endonuclease subunit S: MKSIIDTYINDGREKMTLAETADCFKGKAISSKIEEGEFGLINLSDMQKDGINYEHLRTFQMERRQLLRYILEEGDVLIASKGTVKKVCVFHKQENDIVASSNITVLRPKKAFRGYYIKFFLDSPIGQALLDEADHGKDVINLSTKDLLDISIPVIPLVKQDYLINNYLRGLNDYHRKLNRAQQEWQHLQNEIEKALS, from the coding sequence ATGAAAAGCATTATTGATACTTACATTAATGATGGTAGAGAGAAAATGACTTTAGCAGAAACTGCAGACTGCTTTAAAGGCAAAGCAATTTCTAGCAAAATTGAAGAAGGCGAATTTGGATTGATTAATTTATCTGATATGCAAAAAGATGGAATCAATTATGAGCATTTAAGAACATTCCAAATGGAACGACGACAACTATTACGTTATATTTTAGAAGAAGGGGATGTCCTGATTGCTTCTAAAGGAACAGTTAAAAAAGTTTGTGTTTTTCATAAACAAGAAAATGACATTGTTGCTTCATCAAATATTACAGTATTAAGACCAAAAAAAGCTTTCCGGGGCTATTACATCAAGTTCTTTTTGGATTCACCAATTGGCCAAGCCTTATTAGATGAAGCAGATCATGGCAAAGATGTTATTAATCTGTCGACCAAAGATTTACTGGATATCTCTATACCTGTAATTCCCTTAGTTAAACAAGATTATTTAATAAATAATTATCTAAGGGGTTTGAACGATTATCATCGCAAATTGAATCGAGCCCAACAAGAATGGCAACATCTTCAAAATGAAATTGAAAAGGCTTTAAGTTGA
- a CDS encoding ABC transporter permease — MMKKTLWKDIFRSIWQTKGRFLSLFLLMALGSFALVGLKVSGPNLENTARHYINQHRLMDLSIMGSHGFSKKDLQEIKSIPNATYELSHQVEANFDTSGAAIRLQSPDKRISTSSLQKGRLPSTSSEIALSSWYQKDYKIGDTVRIHSPKTQLLNQDSFKIVGFYENPEIWSMKNLGASRTGDGNLALYGLIAPNAFKGEKNLARIRYNDLAKLNPFGIKYDKSLQTKEESLENIFYNNSKERLKDLQKKSLSQIAENEQKITEAETNLSNQEKKLIYLNGPALKTAKTKIDQARKELAKKEKTIEQAKSDVKAMPKPVYLISNRQTQEGGEGYQVYHSSTISIANVSNIFPVVLYLVAALVTFTTMTRFVDEERTNSGLLLAIGYSKKDIYKKFIIYGFIASALGTLIGVIGGTYLLSAMIVKICLNNLILESVTYHFYWNYTALAFFLAALSALLPAYLVARKELNQAPAQLLLPKPPSKGAKIFLERLPIIWSRLTFTQKVTARNIIRYKLRMIMTIVGVAGSVALLFSGLGIQSSLSKVIDKQFSELTPYDILLVSKKSEESQKTIQDYFHIQNISSYQEINLTSLDLDINGQRTNTKVTVLSSQKPSLKPYMELIDDGTKKPLLVPKNGVFISTKLASFYNVKPGQNLTLTDKHGKNFNVKVANVIDMRVGHYIICSNDYYQKAFKQLETNPAFLINLPKHSRKDVRSISKFFMNKPEVISLSKNIMITDYVQSIVDSLNQVMALLVILSASLSLVILYNLTTINIAERIRELSTIKVLGFFDKEVTMYIFKETILLSGIGIILGLISGYYLHQLLMTLMGASNMNFGTDVDLYVYLVPVITITLLIIGLGFIVHLSLKRLDMLDALKSVD, encoded by the coding sequence ATGATGAAAAAAACCTTATGGAAAGATATCTTCCGATCGATATGGCAAACAAAGGGCCGTTTTCTATCACTTTTTTTGCTCATGGCCTTAGGCTCATTTGCATTAGTTGGCTTAAAAGTCTCAGGACCAAACCTAGAAAACACAGCCAGACACTATATTAATCAGCATAGGCTAATGGATCTTTCAATAATGGGAAGTCACGGCTTTTCAAAAAAAGATCTCCAAGAGATAAAATCAATCCCAAATGCTACTTATGAATTGTCTCATCAAGTTGAAGCAAATTTCGATACTAGCGGTGCTGCCATTCGGCTACAATCACCTGACAAAAGAATTTCAACTAGTAGCTTACAAAAAGGTAGATTACCAAGCACTAGTTCAGAGATAGCTCTCTCGAGCTGGTATCAAAAGGATTATAAAATCGGGGATACTGTCAGAATCCATAGCCCAAAAACACAACTTTTAAACCAAGATTCATTCAAAATAGTTGGTTTTTACGAAAATCCAGAAATTTGGTCAATGAAAAATTTAGGCGCATCTCGGACAGGAGATGGTAATTTAGCTCTCTATGGTCTCATAGCTCCAAATGCTTTTAAAGGCGAAAAAAACCTTGCTCGCATTCGCTATAATGATTTAGCAAAATTAAATCCTTTTGGAATTAAATATGATAAAAGTTTGCAAACAAAGGAGGAGTCCTTAGAAAATATTTTTTATAATAATAGTAAAGAGCGACTTAAGGACTTACAAAAGAAGTCCCTATCACAAATTGCTGAAAATGAGCAAAAAATTACTGAAGCAGAAACTAATCTTTCAAATCAAGAAAAGAAACTAATTTATTTAAATGGCCCAGCTTTAAAAACTGCTAAAACAAAAATTGATCAGGCAAGAAAAGAATTAGCCAAAAAAGAAAAAACAATTGAGCAGGCTAAATCAGATGTCAAAGCAATGCCTAAACCAGTCTATCTAATCTCTAACCGTCAGACCCAAGAAGGTGGAGAAGGTTACCAGGTTTATCATTCATCAACCATTTCAATTGCGAATGTCAGTAATATATTTCCAGTAGTTCTGTACTTAGTTGCAGCTCTAGTTACATTTACTACGATGACCCGCTTTGTCGATGAAGAACGGACTAATTCAGGATTATTACTAGCAATTGGTTATTCAAAAAAAGATATCTATAAAAAGTTTATTATTTATGGATTTATTGCTAGTGCACTTGGTACACTTATCGGTGTGATTGGAGGAACCTATCTCTTATCAGCCATGATTGTTAAAATCTGTTTAAATAATTTAATTCTTGAGAGTGTCACTTATCATTTTTATTGGAATTATACTGCTTTGGCATTCTTTTTAGCTGCTTTATCAGCTCTCTTACCAGCATATTTAGTGGCTAGAAAAGAACTTAATCAGGCACCTGCTCAGCTATTACTCCCAAAACCACCAAGCAAGGGTGCTAAAATATTTTTAGAACGTCTTCCTATTATTTGGTCGCGTCTCACTTTTACACAGAAAGTGACAGCCCGAAATATCATTAGATACAAACTACGAATGATCATGACTATCGTAGGTGTAGCTGGTTCAGTAGCTTTACTATTTTCAGGGTTAGGTATACAATCTTCGCTTTCTAAAGTAATTGATAAGCAATTTTCTGAATTAACTCCATATGATATCTTACTAGTGTCCAAAAAAAGTGAAGAGAGTCAGAAAACTATTCAAGACTATTTTCATATACAAAATATCTCATCCTATCAAGAAATCAATTTAACTAGTTTGGACTTGGACATTAATGGGCAGAGAACTAATACCAAGGTCACTGTTCTTTCAAGCCAGAAACCGTCTTTAAAGCCTTATATGGAACTTATTGATGATGGAACAAAGAAACCATTATTAGTTCCTAAAAATGGCGTTTTCATCTCTACTAAACTCGCATCTTTTTATAACGTAAAACCAGGACAAAATCTAACATTAACAGATAAACACGGGAAAAACTTTAATGTAAAAGTAGCAAATGTAATTGATATGCGAGTTGGACATTATATTATTTGTTCAAACGACTATTATCAAAAAGCCTTTAAGCAGCTTGAGACTAATCCAGCCTTTCTGATAAATCTCCCTAAGCATTCAAGAAAAGATGTCAGATCCATCTCAAAATTTTTCATGAATAAGCCAGAAGTGATTAGTTTATCCAAAAATATCATGATTACTGATTATGTCCAATCAATTGTTGATTCATTAAATCAAGTGATGGCATTGCTTGTCATTTTGTCAGCCTCACTGTCATTAGTCATTTTATATAACTTAACGACAATAAATATTGCTGAGCGCATTCGAGAACTATCTACAATCAAGGTCTTAGGATTTTTTGATAAAGAGGTCACCATGTATATCTTCAAGGAAACAATTCTCTTGTCAGGAATTGGTATTATATTAGGATTGATAAGTGGTTATTATCTCCATCAGCTTTTAATGACTTTAATGGGTGCTTCTAATATGAATTTTGGAACGGATGTGGACTTATATGTTTATTTGGTTCCGGTCATAACAATTACACTTCTTATAATTGGTTTAGGCTTTATTGTTCACTTGTCACTAAAAAGGCTAGATATGCTAGATGCATTAAAATCAGTTGACTAA
- a CDS encoding ABC transporter ATP-binding protein, whose translation MAYIELKESSKYYQIGESQVIANNKVTFDIEKGELVVILGASGAGKSTVLNILGGMDTNDQGQVLVDGQLVSSYSSKELTNYRRNDIGFVFQFYNLVPNLTAKENVELAVEIVRDALDPETVLTEVGLSHRLDHFPSQLSGGEQQRVSIARALAKKPKILLCDEPTGALDYQTGKQILKLLQKMAANKETTVIIVTHNTALAPIANRVIHMHDAKVTKVTKNENPLSIDQIEY comes from the coding sequence ATGGCATATATAGAATTAAAAGAGTCATCCAAATATTATCAAATAGGAGAAAGCCAAGTTATTGCCAATAACAAGGTTACTTTTGATATTGAAAAAGGGGAGTTGGTCGTTATACTAGGAGCTTCTGGTGCTGGTAAATCAACTGTCTTAAATATCTTAGGTGGAATGGATACCAATGACCAAGGTCAGGTGCTAGTAGATGGTCAGCTCGTCTCCAGTTATAGTAGTAAGGAATTAACCAACTATCGACGCAATGATATTGGCTTTGTTTTCCAATTTTATAACCTTGTTCCAAATTTAACAGCCAAAGAGAATGTTGAATTAGCAGTAGAGATAGTAAGAGATGCATTAGATCCAGAAACAGTCCTAACAGAGGTTGGACTCTCACATCGTTTGGACCACTTTCCAAGTCAGTTATCTGGTGGGGAACAACAACGGGTGTCAATTGCAAGAGCATTAGCCAAAAAACCTAAAATTCTCTTATGTGATGAGCCTACAGGAGCATTAGATTATCAAACTGGTAAGCAGATTTTGAAATTACTTCAAAAGATGGCAGCAAATAAAGAAACAACAGTCATAATAGTGACCCATAACACTGCCCTTGCGCCAATCGCAAATCGAGTTATCCATATGCATGATGCTAAGGTTACAAAGGTTACTAAGAACGAAAATCCACTCAGTATTGATCAGATAGAATATTAA